The following proteins are co-located in the Phyllostomus discolor isolate MPI-MPIP mPhyDis1 chromosome 1, mPhyDis1.pri.v3, whole genome shotgun sequence genome:
- the LOC114491310 gene encoding guanine nucleotide-binding protein G(I)/G(S)/G(O) subunit gamma-5-like encodes MSGSFSVSAMKMVIQQLWLGARLNQVKVSHAATDFKQFCLQNAQHDPLLTGVSSNINLFRLQNVCSFL; translated from the coding sequence ATGTCTGGTTCCTTCAGTGTCAGCGCTATGAAGATGGTGATTCAACAGCTCTGGCTAGGGGCCAGGCTCAACCAGGTGAAGGTTTCCCATGCAGCTACAGATTTTAAACAATTCTGTCTGCAGAATGCTCAACATGACCCCCTGCTGACTGGAGTATCTTCAAATATCAATCTTTTCAGACTTCAGAATGTCTGTTCCTTTTTGTAG